Proteins from a single region of Corvus hawaiiensis isolate bCorHaw1 chromosome 6, bCorHaw1.pri.cur, whole genome shotgun sequence:
- the LOC125327399 gene encoding interferon-induced transmembrane protein 1-like, with translation MQQSLPPYEVLPADVSMEELPRSTTVMVEETQPPPRDHLVWSLFTTLYGNFCCLGLLAFVFSVKSRDRKVLGDYSGALSYGSTAKYLNITALVINILIVIIVVTVVALIVSGAIGGMHRYPYGPT, from the exons ATGCAGCAGTCACTGCCGCCGTACGAGGTGCTGCCGGCGGACGTGAGCATGGAGGAGCTGCCCCGGAGCACGACGGTGATGGTGGAGGAGACGCAGCCACCGCCCCGGGACCACCTGGTGTGGTCCCTCTTCACCACCCTGTACGGCAACTTCTGCTGCCTCGGCCTCCTGGCGTTCGTCTTCTCCGTCAAG TCCAGGGACCGCAAAGTGCTGGGTGACTACAGCGGGGCACTGAGCTACGGCTCCACGGCCAAGTACCTGAACATCACGGCCCTGGTGATCAACATCCTCATCGTCATCATTGTTGTCACCGTCGTGGCCCTGATCGTCTCCGGCGCCATTGGAGGGATGCATCGCTACCCGTACGGCCCCACTTAG
- the LOC125327705 gene encoding LOW QUALITY PROTEIN: dispanin subfamily A member 2b-like (The sequence of the model RefSeq protein was modified relative to this genomic sequence to represent the inferred CDS: inserted 1 base in 1 codon), giving the protein MEPRQADVSVPLRSSGRGRPPPAPGPTXQPRDYVLWSVFSVLLRCAGGGLGCLGFPALVCSVVARDCKLVGDLECARRHGDRARVANVICSLVVAVVVVIIIIIVAAIVISTHRTTLSPKGAAEGGSGLPSTPGGWGWRYLCRPAPWWSSE; this is encoded by the exons ATGGAGCCTAGGCAGGCGGACGTGTCCGTCCCACTGCGGTCCtccgggcgggggcggccccccccggcccccggtCCGA CGCAGCCCCGGGACTACGTGCTCTGGTCGGTGTTCAGTGTGCTGCTGCGGTGCGCGGGAGGTGGGCTGGGCTGCCTCGGCTTCCCCGCGCTCGTCTGCTCCGTCGTG GCCCGTGACTGCAAGTTGGTGGGGGACCTGGAGTGTGCCCGGCGTCACGGCGACCGCGCCAGGGTGGCGAACGTCATCTGCTCCCTGGTGGTCGCCGTCGTCGTGGtgatcatcatcatcatcgtcGCCGCCATCGTCATCTCCACACACAGGACCACCCTGAGT CCCAAAGGTGCTGCCGAGGGGGGCTCTGGCCTGCCCAGCACACCTGGAGGGTGGGGCTGGAGGTACCTGTGCCGGCCAGCGCCGTGGTGGTCCTCGGAGTGA
- the LOC125327400 gene encoding interferon-induced transmembrane protein 5-like, whose product MDTSYPREERPPPKRGSSPAAPAPRDHLVWAIFNTLYMNFCCLGFVALAFAVKARDRKVSGDVEAARHFSSKARCYNALATAGSVVLPLLLGALIVTGVIHLSKLAQESVGFFTYRFSGSDDEDQ is encoded by the exons ATGGACACCTCGTATCCCCGGGAGGAGCGGCCGCCCCCCAAGCGGGGCTCgtcccccgccgcccccgcgccccgcgACCACCTCGTCTGGGCCATCTTCAACACCCTCTACATGAACTTCTGCTGCCTGGGCTTCGTGGCGCTCGCCTTCGCCGTCAAG GCTCGGGATCGGAAAGTGTCCGGGGACGTGGAAGCTGCTCGGCACTTCAGCTCCAAGGCGCGCTGCTACAACGCCCTGGCCACGGCGGGCAGCGTggtgctgccgctgctgctcgGTGCCCTCATTGTCACCGGTGTCATCCACCTCTCCAAGCTGGCCCAGGAGTCCGTCGGCTTCTTCACCTACCGGTTCAGCGGGAGCGACGACGAGGACCAGTGA